From the Polyangiaceae bacterium genome, one window contains:
- a CDS encoding pectin acetylesterase-family hydrolase, which yields MRHFVAGFALIAIACSAEPDSRPKHPPADDAGAPTDAAATADADAAPAGPCTLYQSYEYDAHPESYSNCSQVPVPYDDIVPRETSGDLSARTVPRCVDGSDGPCPGREVRCQDGTRPFYHIDKAVDASGKSIDTNRWVFFFQGGGSCRSFEDCSAQYATPEGGEQTSLHPNPQFKSVGTFVKGEGILSAQPARPFSTFNRVKFYKCSNEKFAGNRTLVDSEAGTVLYFHGRKIIEAVLNDLGRSRGSVTLGTDGVLPSLANATHILVSGNSGGASGLIQNGDWIADLLAARSKAAVRFVLDARIEPSVESEAHFEAGGNGPPLFAGDWNGKSQLQNGLASLIIERSDAFVRPGGGDRFQFENWGDPKSLDEPFMDASCFSRHAADPSPCFDEYHVLYHHMSVDRFMYQSLADHNHRNNIVRWVTSPTPFAFVPGNPPESQFLQEFKERVIYSADQFLRNRAQSDEQPPPIYDLAIMIPDHERHVNLVDDHYFFQASMSLSPSSGPTVTRTFASALEDWLETGGDRMIVDDRATVEKVQSGGGWVTSE from the coding sequence GTGAGACACTTCGTTGCGGGCTTCGCCCTGATCGCCATCGCTTGTTCTGCTGAGCCAGATTCACGGCCCAAGCACCCTCCTGCGGACGACGCCGGCGCGCCGACCGACGCGGCCGCGACGGCGGACGCCGACGCGGCGCCGGCCGGCCCGTGCACGCTGTACCAATCGTACGAGTACGACGCGCACCCCGAGTCCTACTCCAACTGCAGCCAAGTCCCGGTTCCCTACGACGACATCGTGCCCCGGGAAACGAGCGGCGACCTGAGCGCTCGCACCGTGCCGCGCTGCGTGGATGGAAGCGACGGGCCGTGCCCGGGACGAGAAGTACGCTGCCAAGACGGGACTCGTCCGTTCTATCACATCGACAAGGCCGTCGACGCGAGCGGCAAGTCCATCGACACCAACCGCTGGGTGTTCTTCTTTCAGGGCGGGGGCTCGTGCCGCAGTTTCGAGGACTGTAGCGCCCAGTACGCCACTCCCGAGGGTGGAGAGCAAACCTCTCTGCATCCCAATCCGCAATTCAAAAGCGTCGGGACATTCGTGAAGGGAGAAGGGATCCTGAGCGCTCAGCCAGCCCGCCCGTTCTCGACGTTCAATCGTGTGAAGTTCTACAAGTGCAGCAACGAGAAGTTTGCCGGAAATCGCACGCTGGTCGACAGTGAGGCAGGCACTGTCCTCTACTTCCACGGTCGAAAGATCATCGAGGCTGTGCTCAACGACCTAGGGCGCTCACGCGGAAGCGTGACGCTGGGAACCGACGGCGTGCTGCCCAGTCTGGCGAATGCCACTCACATCCTGGTCAGCGGAAACAGCGGCGGCGCGAGTGGATTGATCCAAAACGGGGACTGGATCGCGGACTTACTCGCGGCGCGCTCCAAGGCTGCAGTTCGCTTCGTCCTGGACGCCCGCATCGAGCCGTCGGTCGAAAGTGAGGCTCATTTCGAGGCGGGCGGGAATGGACCGCCGCTGTTTGCCGGCGACTGGAACGGCAAGTCCCAGCTTCAGAACGGTCTCGCGAGCTTGATCATCGAACGCAGCGACGCTTTCGTGCGACCCGGCGGCGGCGATCGCTTTCAGTTCGAGAACTGGGGCGACCCGAAGAGCCTGGACGAGCCGTTCATGGACGCCAGTTGCTTTTCGAGGCACGCGGCAGACCCGTCACCCTGCTTCGACGAGTACCACGTGCTCTACCACCACATGAGCGTCGACCGGTTCATGTATCAGAGCCTGGCAGACCACAACCACCGCAACAATATCGTTCGCTGGGTGACTTCGCCCACGCCGTTCGCCTTCGTTCCGGGCAATCCCCCCGAGTCCCAGTTCCTGCAGGAGTTCAAGGAACGCGTGATCTACTCGGCGGATCAATTCCTGCGCAATCGAGCGCAGTCCGACGAGCAACCACCGCCGATCTACGACCTCGCGATCATGATCCCCGACCATGAGCGGCACGTGAACTTGGTCGATGACCACTATTTCTTCCAAGCGTCGATGAGCCTTTCGCCCAGCAGCGGCCCCACCGTCACCCGCACCTTTGCGAGCGCCCTCGAGGACTGGCTCGAAACGGGCGGTGACCGGATGATTGTCGACGACCGAGCGACCGTCGAAAAGGTGCAAAGCGGGGGCGGCTGGGTCACCAGCGAGTGA
- a CDS encoding OmpA family protein → MALPKKTLKFVALVACVGATACGTTPTPKTLLEAREAYDQAAQGPAAKMTPAELDSAKQALDSANRSFEESGDDESTLTLAYIAKRKARIAAAQGEIAAAMQRRDQAARELQAAQLADGDRAKKNLEKTKAELADQKRKAEQDIKEKQAELKQKQAELAQKEQEVAKTKQQLEQEKQARLATEKKLTAAMASLAEVAKVKEEKRGVVITISGEVLFASGKYALLPIAQSKLDDVAKALQDQGFKSILVEGHTDSRGSAKKNEELSFQRADAVRAHLISRGIDSGKIKSIGIGPSRPIASNSTAEGRANNRRVELVVTPE, encoded by the coding sequence ATGGCACTGCCCAAGAAGACTCTGAAATTCGTTGCCCTCGTCGCCTGCGTGGGCGCGACGGCCTGTGGCACCACCCCGACGCCCAAGACGCTGCTCGAAGCGCGCGAGGCCTACGACCAGGCCGCACAGGGGCCCGCTGCGAAGATGACGCCAGCGGAGCTGGACTCCGCCAAGCAAGCGCTCGACAGCGCGAACCGATCCTTCGAAGAGAGCGGCGACGACGAATCGACGCTGACCCTGGCGTACATAGCCAAGCGTAAGGCACGCATCGCCGCCGCACAGGGCGAAATCGCTGCAGCCATGCAGCGGCGCGACCAGGCCGCGCGTGAGCTCCAAGCCGCCCAGTTGGCCGATGGCGATCGCGCCAAGAAGAATCTGGAAAAGACCAAAGCCGAACTGGCGGATCAGAAGCGAAAAGCCGAGCAAGACATCAAAGAGAAGCAGGCGGAACTCAAACAGAAGCAAGCGGAGCTCGCTCAGAAGGAACAGGAAGTCGCCAAGACCAAGCAGCAGCTGGAACAGGAAAAGCAAGCGCGGCTGGCCACGGAGAAGAAGCTGACTGCCGCCATGGCGAGCCTGGCAGAAGTCGCAAAGGTCAAAGAAGAGAAGCGCGGCGTGGTGATCACGATTTCAGGCGAGGTGTTGTTCGCCTCGGGCAAGTACGCGCTGCTGCCGATCGCGCAGTCCAAGCTGGATGACGTGGCCAAGGCCCTGCAAGACCAAGGCTTCAAGTCCATCCTGGTAGAAGGCCACACGGACTCCCGGGGCTCCGCCAAGAAAAACGAGGAGCTGAGCTTCCAGCGCGCGGACGCAGTCCGCGCGCACTTGATCTCGCGCGGCATCGACTCGGGCAAGATCAAGTCGATCGGCATCGGGCCCTCCCGCCCCATCGCGTCGAACTCGACGGCCGAGGGCCGAGCCAACAACCGCCGCGTCGAGCTGGTCGTGACGCCGGAGTAG
- a CDS encoding DUF4398 domain-containing protein, translating to MSKHLALFTLGFVALLGACGGAAVPHERVTSATAAVRAAEVGGAANNPEASLVLKRANDGLARAKALIADGDNEAADFELQRAEVDAELALNLAREAYAKAEAQNAIDLVTAYKKQSGK from the coding sequence ATGTCCAAACACCTTGCACTGTTCACGCTGGGATTCGTCGCTCTTCTCGGGGCGTGCGGCGGCGCGGCTGTACCCCACGAACGGGTCACTTCGGCGACGGCTGCCGTACGCGCCGCAGAGGTCGGTGGCGCCGCGAACAACCCCGAGGCCAGTCTGGTGCTCAAGCGCGCGAACGACGGGCTTGCACGCGCCAAAGCTCTGATCGCGGACGGCGACAATGAAGCGGCCGACTTCGAGCTGCAGCGCGCCGAGGTGGATGCAGAGCTGGCCCTGAACTTGGCGCGCGAGGCCTATGCCAAGGCCGAAGCCCAGAACGCGATCGATCTCGTGACGGCCTACAAGAAGCAGTCGGGCAAATAG